DNA from Carassius carassius chromosome 25, fCarCar2.1, whole genome shotgun sequence:
TAAATCACTGTACTAAAGTGATTATGGATCAATGACACATAAAGATGTCCAAGATGATGAAAAGAAAGCATACGGTAAGCTCCTGGACATGtgaacaagaaaacaaaaaagttttgATTTAACATCAAGGggttaatgcaaacaaacattttCTTACCCCTTGAACTGAATAAACCAGAGTGTTGACACAGTAATCAATATTTTCTGTGGCAACTCACTGGAATTCTTCATTGCTCACATTATGGTTTGACATGTCGTGTCTTCTGTTTGATATTGAGTGAAGTTTTTTGTTTACAGCTATTTCTTACTAATAAAAAGCAGCTAACTGAAGCTGTTATctctatatagagagagagaagacaGAAGACATGCTACATCCTTTGCAAGGACTTAAATGAATTTGAAATGAATTGTCATGAATAATTTCactagaggctggctgcaaaagggattcaatcccatagactccccatgttaaaatgcacaactttacagtataaaaaaagtgtttaaagcatagactgtataaaaacatggacgtagaaTCCTGAAGAGCaattttgaagccaaaagtaggCAGAGCGGGCCATTGCCATTTTGGCAGCGTGTCACCCCTggataatcaaaaatgggcaaaaaggcgggagctgattGCTGAAACCACACCCACCTAGTTTGACCCcagtgacagcagtggcaatccacctgtcactgaAGCTGCAATGCCCATAACTATGCAAAACTTTAAAGCTATACATAATTCAAACAGATGAGTTattaaaaaattcacccccctcacaggtgtcatgaagggcaaaattagaccaaaaatgttttttgtaccaggctgtaaacatgttttttttttctgctgtatttTTGGGTATTTTAACATgcaagtctatgggattgactcccttttgcagccagcctccagcggccagtcgatgaattgcagttttagtcacttagTCACTGTGtaggcttcacgagagagagtgggaggttgCCGCTTGGTTTAAAGCCtggttcataaaaaatattttggtctatatagctaatttttccCTTCATGACAACCGTGAGGAGggtaaatctttttttatgacacttccattttaaattatatttagcctgggcgtggccacttgagtgacaggtggattgccactgctgaCACTGCTGTCGAGCTAGTTGGgcatggcttcagcaaccagctcccgcccatTTTCAATTATCCGGGAGTGACGCGTGATGACGTGTTGCCAAGATGGTGATGGACACTCCGCCCACTTTGCACTTCAAAAATGCTCTTCCAAAAACTACGGGTGACGTCCATACTATGGTTTTATCACGCTATGCTACTACTCACTGGAAAAAGTTAAAAAAGAGCTAGCTTCAAAAAAGTGTAAGGTAAACTTAGTAAAGTTTATGCTAACAGAAAGATATTTACTATTTATGCCCACAGCGACAGGTCTCGATTGGTCGGTCCCATGGATGTTGTAGACCTTACAGACATACAGACCCTGAACGGTACTTCTGGCTATCAATGTTAGAGTCTGTCCTTGATTCTGTAACTCTAGCTTTCCAGATCCACTGTCTTTGTACCACTCATAGCGCTGAACTGCAGGGTTGGCATCACTATGACAGCTCAGCACCACCATACTGCCTTCAGACACTGGATCCGATGGGCTGCCAAGGGCTATGGTGTTTCTGGGAGCATCTGAAAGAGAAGTTTGACCAGTTTCCTTTAATGGTACATAAAACTTGCTTATATAATTTCAAacaatggggtccaaaagtcCAGCAGATTTTCTTTGGATCATTTTTGAATCATGCTGAATATCTGGACTGGgtttaaaaagagcctctcagagtggcagtgtctctcagaagtcaagatgggcagaggatcaccaattcccccaatgctgcggcgaaaaatagtggagcaatatcagaaaggagtttctcagagaaaaattgcaaagcgtttgaagttatcatcatctacagtgcataatctCATCCAAAAATTCAGAGAACCTgtaacaatctctgtgcgtaagggtcaaggccggaaaaccatggatgcccgtgatcttcgggcccttagacggcactgcatcacatacaggaatgctatgataatggaaatcacaacatgggctcaggaatacttccagaaaacattgttggtaaACACAATTCACCGTACCATTCCCCGTTGCCTGCTAAAACtgtataggtaaaaaaaaaaagccatatctaaacatgatccagaagcgcattTCCAGCAAGACaattccacatcattgcattctgtttttgttcacaatatgtagtgtcccaacttttttggaataactgaattaaaatgaatacaaaaagctGAAGCTTACTGTATGTACTTTTGGACCCCATCATTTGtcaaaatgttaaaaaacaaaatgcatttttgtttgtgAGTAATAAAGTACAATCAGTACTCAGTACTCATAATAATATTCACTCAGAAATAATAGATTTAATGCTTTATGATTGCTTTCTTTGTCTGTTTTACATACACAACACTCTAAGGGTAATGCTGGTTTCAGTTGGTCTTTTGGCGACCTGATAGTACAAAACAGAGCAGGAGATTTTCAGGTGGTCATTTAGAGGAGTCACATTGAACATCTGAGAGGAGGCCAATAGTGTCTGTCCAAATTCATCCTCCTTAAGAAAAATACAAGGATTGTATTACATTTCAGGATACAGAACTGTGTCATTAACATTACTCATTCTCCATTTCACCTGTAGGGCTGGTGTGAGCTTTTCTCCTAGCTGTGGGTTCCACTGCAAATGAGGTTGGATTGAAGGACATGAGATCACAGTGGAGCAGGTCAGTGTCAACCTGGTGCCCTCTAGAACTTCCATCACCTGAACATATGGGCTCAAGATAGGCGGGGGAACATCTTATAATTGAGAAGAGAGTAAAACAAGGGACATAAAAATACAACggacataaaaatacatatatatatatacacacactgttcctgtagctcaattggtagcgCATTGCcgtatcaagcgcaaggttgggggtttgattccccagaaacacatgataggtaaaaattgatagcctgaatgcactgtaagtcgctttggataaaagcgtctgctaaatgcatacattttatatatatatatatatatatatatatatatatatatatatatatatatatatatatatatatatatatatatatatatatatatatatatatatatatacaacccgaattccggaaaagttgggacgttttttaaattttaataaaatgaaaactaaaggaatttcaaatcacatgagccaatattttattcacaatagaacatagataacgtagcaaatgtttaaactgagaaattttacacttttatccacttaattagctcatttaaaatttaatgcctgctacaggtctcaaaaaagttggcacgggggcaacaaatggctaaaaaagcaagcagttttgaaaagattcagctgggagaacatctagtgattaattaagttaattgatatcaggtctgtaacatgattagctataaaagctttgtcttagagaagcagagtctctcagaaataaagatgggcagaggctctccaatctgtgaaagactgcgtaaaaaaattgtggaaaactttaaaaacaatgttcctcaacgtcaaattgcaaaggttttgcaaatctcatcatctacagtgcataacatcatcaaaagattcagagaaactggagaaatctctgtgcgtaagggacaaggccggagacctttattggatgcccgtggtcttcgggctctcagacgacactgcatcactcatcggcatgattgtgtcaatgacattactaaatggtcccaggaatactttcagaaaccactgtcggtaaacacaatccgccgtgccatcagcagatgccaactaaagctctatcatgcaaaaaggaagccatatgtgaacatggtccagaagcgccgtcgtgtcctgtgggccaaggctcatttaaaatggactatttcaaagtggaatagtgttttatggtcagacgagtccaaatttgacattcttgttggaaatcacggacgccgtgtcctccgggctaaagaggagggagaccttccagcatgttatcagcgttcagttcaaaagccagcatctctgatggtatgggggtgcataagtgcatacggtatgggcagcttgcatgttttggaaggctctgtgaatgctgaaaggtatataaaggttttagagcaacatatgcttccctccaaacaacgtctatttcagggaaggccttgtttatttcagcaggacaatgcaaaaccacatactgcagctataacaacagcatggcttcgtcgtagaagagtccgggtgctaacctggcctgcctgcagtccagatctttcacctatagagaacatttggcgcatcattaaacgaaaaatacgtcaaagacgaccacgaacccttcagcagctggaaatctatataaggcaagaatgggacctaattccaacagcaaaactccagcaactcatagcctcaatgcccagacgtcttcaaactgttttgaaaagaaaaggagatgctacaccatggtaaacatgccccgtcccaactattttgagacctgtagcagaaatcaaaattgaaatgagctcattttgtgcataaaattgtaaactttctcagtttaaacatttgctatgttatctatgttctattgtgaataaaatattggctcatgtgatttgaaagtcttttagttttcattttattaaaatttaaaaaacgtcccaacttttccggaattcgggttgtatatatacagtacagaccaaatgtttggacacaccttctaattcaaagagttttctttattttcatgactatgaatgaacattgtagattcacactgaaggcatcaaaactatgaattaacacatgtggaattatagaTGGAAttgtatacataacaaaaaagtgtgaaacaactgaaaatatgtcatattctaggttgttcaaagtagccaccttttgctttaattactgctttgcacagtcttggcattctcttgatgagcttcaagaggtagtcacctgaaatggtctaccaacagtcttgaaggagatccccgagagatgcttagcacttgttggcccttttgccttctgtctgcgctccagctcacccctaaaccatctcgattgggtttaggttcggtgactgtggagaccaggtcatctggcgcagcaccccatcactctccttcttggtcaaatagcccttgatgccttcagtgtgactacaattttcatagtcatgaaaataaagaaaactctttgaatgagagggtgggttttttgaattttttttgtatattttgaaaataagcatTCCAACCTTTTTGGACTGTGATGTTTATTCCTTGCTGAAATGTGTACATGAGAGGTTCAGGACCCTGAAGTCTAAAGAAAAATGTTTCACTGAATCCATCTTGAAAGCTGTGGAACACAGTGGTGCAATTTTTGTCCGAGATGTTGCCAATCACATTTCCTTTTAGaagagacatttttatttttgaactaAGCACGTTTGGCCCCtcgatgcttttttttttccaaattccttCAACAAGATTGTTTAGGGACTGTTTGAATGAGTCGGGGATCTCAAACTGACATGGAATTTGAACACAGAAGCCACTTATCGCGTCTATTTTCTTGGGCATCTTAATTTCCCATTTGTTGCTGGCAGCACCTGCATAAATCAAAACACACAGGGCACATTCTACATTCCTCATAACATCCGAGAAACTCATatattcattatttgttcattgatTAATTTAGCACTAATATTTCAAACCTAACAGATTAACAAAAGCAAGTCTCTCACCTCTCAACATCCAGATTATGAAAACCAGGACTTTAAATCCACTCATACTGCTGAGAAATGATCACTAGTCatgtaaaaaaatgttgctttgAATGTTATATCCTCTGTTGGCATTTTGGCATTGTGTTTGCTAATAATCAGTTGCTATATAACTGCaaaattatatttgtacatttgtattgatttttttatgtacagAAAAAAGACATGTAGACATGTAGCACACATAGATTGTAGAGTAACacagaatataaaaaatgaattaaattattaaattaatactaGACTACTGAATATTTATAATCATAAATAACCATAAACTTTTACCTGATGCGGAGCTGTCAGACGTTCACTTCACaatttaacaaatgaaataaaagaggaacACTGGAAACACTGGAGTTTCATCAGTagttaagtaaaaaaagaaaagaaaacttctGGATTACCAAATGCATTTCTTCTTCTTAAGGTCaaacatgatttttatttaaatatacctAATATGGTGTGCAATTTGGAGGCTTTTTAAGGCAAGACACCACAAgtgaatattgtaaaaaaaactatgaatttCACCACACTTCCTTGGTTGATTGAGCAAAGCACATGTTTTTGCACAGTTTTGCATTACATGTTTCCTCAAACGTTATGTTGAAGTATGAAAATGATCTAATTAGGTATGTGTAAGTTTACataaatttttatataacataaatCTGAACATTGGACATAGGTTcagtattattttttctttttattgatatattagatttatattggagattttgtatatatattttttgtcacgctataaatcagaaaatactgtctaCAAATGAGGCGAATGATACACAAACAAACCATCCTGTAAAGAAACATAGAATAGAATATAGATTGGAATTAAACTGGAAGTTTTGGTATGTAAGTGCTAATGATTTAGATATATCTGGCTCATTTTGATGGCTTTTAA
Protein-coding regions in this window:
- the si:ch211-171h4.5 gene encoding sialoadhesin produces the protein MSGFKVLVFIIWMLRGAASNKWEIKMPKKIDAISGFCVQIPCQFEIPDSFKQSLNNLVEGIWKKKSIEGPNVLSSKIKMSLLKGNVIGNISDKNCTTVFHSFQDGFSETFFFRLQGPEPLMYTFQQGINITVQKDVPPPILSPYVQVMEVLEGTRLTLTCSTVISCPSIQPHLQWNPQLGEKLTPALQEDEFGQTLLASSQMFNVTPLNDHLKISCSVLYYQVAKRPTETSITLRVLYAPRNTIALGSPSDPVSEGSMVVLSCHSDANPAVQRYEWYKDSGSGKLELQNQGQTLTLIARSTVQGLYVCKVYNIHGTDQSRPVAVGINSCQCSIALYTICGLLTLFLILITAVDLVKYKSLLNRLEASESLRGPMTYSTLHGTSDTVYNVIQTRASRSEDDYENRNFGKPS